In the Candidatus Aegiribacteria sp. genome, one interval contains:
- a CDS encoding site-specific DNA-methyltransferase gives MKDIDKELEVYIPSSVAKLKNPQTDIPRIAKNEKIVAQIESGLHQIPTKHTLYQADSRDLSFLADESVHLVLTSPPYWTLKKYHDNENQLGDVADYDQFLNELDKVWHHCYRILIPGGRLVCVVGDVCLSRRKNSGRHTVVPLHASIQEHCRNFGFDNLAPIIWYKIANAVFESSGNGTGFLGKPYEPNAVIKNDIEFILMQRKPGGYRSPSLEARILSIISNANHKLWFQSIWSGVTGASTRNHPAPFPEELAERIIRMFSFAGDTVMDPFLGTGTTSIASAKWGRNSIGVEVDPQYFSQSEKRIKASTTSLFSKAEISVERRG, from the coding sequence ATGAAAGACATCGATAAGGAGCTTGAAGTATACATCCCTTCATCGGTCGCCAAACTGAAGAATCCCCAAACTGATATACCTCGCATCGCAAAGAACGAGAAAATTGTAGCTCAGATAGAATCGGGTTTACACCAGATTCCAACTAAACATACACTATACCAAGCTGATTCGAGGGATCTCTCCTTTCTAGCTGATGAATCAGTGCATTTGGTTTTAACATCTCCTCCATATTGGACTCTGAAGAAATACCACGATAATGAGAACCAACTTGGTGATGTCGCCGACTATGATCAGTTCCTTAATGAACTGGATAAGGTTTGGCACCATTGTTATCGAATCTTGATACCTGGCGGTAGATTGGTCTGTGTTGTTGGAGATGTTTGTCTTTCCAGAAGAAAGAACAGCGGTCGCCATACTGTTGTTCCGCTACATGCTTCTATTCAAGAACACTGCCGGAATTTTGGCTTTGATAATCTAGCTCCGATTATTTGGTATAAAATCGCGAATGCTGTGTTTGAATCGTCCGGAAATGGTACTGGATTTCTTGGCAAGCCGTATGAGCCTAATGCGGTTATCAAGAATGATATAGAATTCATACTAATGCAGCGAAAACCGGGTGGGTATAGAAGTCCTTCCCTTGAGGCACGCATCCTATCGATTATTTCAAATGCAAATCACAAGCTTTGGTTCCAGTCTATTTGGTCAGGGGTAACTGGAGCCTCAACAAGAAATCATCCTGCACCATTTCCAGAGGAGTTGGCAGAGCGGATAATTCGAATGTTTTCGTTTGCTGGAGATACTGTAATGGATCCATTTCTTGGAACGGGCACTACTTCCATTGCTTCTGCAAAATGGGGACGGAATTCAATCGGAGTTGAAGTCGATCCCCAGTATTTCAGTCAATCTGAGAAACGCATTAAAGCATCAACAACATCGTTATTCTCTAAAGCAGAAATATCGGTAGAGAGAAGGGGGTAA